Genomic DNA from Magnolia sinica isolate HGM2019 chromosome 4, MsV1, whole genome shotgun sequence:
catttccatacgaattttcgcTAACCCTagattggaaagagagtggaaaagagagagttagtgcgAGAGagtggttggtgaatcatcttgattcttcgtTGTTCTTCtgcacctttgaacctttactttgaatcgttcctctgacgattctgagttcttttggggtaagttaacctaaccctaacctgtgttagagcttagattagacttggtgttgttgtatctcatttctatccttattttagggtattcttgcgccgttgacgaaggcaactcgtctaaatcagttcggcggttctttctttgcttaaggtgcggactttaagtgtataggttatggttttcaaggctttcaatcccagttagtgatttattcttgttatggatgagatttcacatgtcaaatgttatgtttacattgctttcctgatatgcatgtgctatattgagatttgtgtattctaagtgtatttataaagtaccgtatacgtataaaatacgcacctatgtttgccatgatttttgatcatgtatgtatgctagatgcatgtatgacaactccttggtaaagggaattgtctaagtgcatgtattccaacatacgtcatgtatgttattccttgtatgctaagtgtttgtagaaatgcatgaatgacctacgtgtaactgattacactaaatgtgggcgttgagaagtgattctcaatactcctattgatgcgcatgatttcccttatgcatttacattccaagttatttaaattcaagcattcctatgcttacatttatgttaaattgatattcttcagatgtgtatgcaccatgatttgagtggttgttccattactgttttacattccatatgaatatctgtcgtagtgtaggatgtttgggactatgccttagtccaggaaatcggtaattgaccctttggtcgtggttgagattgctttcgccacgtgagacgcattagacgaacccgagtcgtattagagttggcggcagtggtttggccacgcggagtgtttgcgcactctatgtcgttcaattcaacgtgcgctcgtgctagtcgagttcgtcaactaacccgattgtccgatgtatgttaaccatgtatggacgctaccgcttgaatctagggtaccgaacttaccagtgaaatcctaataaccatggtaccgatccgctaagactcatgagccggacatggtggtatgggacaccgtggtcgagccgtcggcctacgctggggtgacgagcctccccgtagtgaccagtgagcaactaaactcgtgagccgattatggtggtatgggacactatattcgtctgttgtcggcctacattgattggtgacgagccctttgtagtgacctcgagcatacccggataccgcaaggaggtgacgagccgatccgtggtagtaagggcatgaaaggcgtgcattgattggtgacgagccctttgctacgacctcaactatatgatcgtatgagatgtctaggattgacgaccctagtatggatcattgtttggatggtgatatgaggaaggtatcttagcttcccaatcctgctgtatgaattggactaataacaacttggtaatcatatccatgcaccgcatttgcatgtgctttgtagatgtggcgcactttgaggcgatgtcatgcgtaacgtaagatgaagacgctgagggtgtacgcgtgagggcacgcatcatattgcattcatacctgcattaacaagagtacttaggatttatttaattgtcctgctttatcattactgtttgattgaactgataacatgttaaccagtgccttattgttccactgagttgatcactcactcccacgtttctggggcggtgtttcacacccaccagactctgtcttaggccctgatgttgcagatgtggatgcgacgtctgaggcagagcgggagctggatgacgacgaggctgccttctcctatatgcagttttcagacgggttctagcgagcctcggtctgttgcgcgggatctatgggattactattttgggaaccgaaatgatgtaacttgtacttataattttgataaataacacttttaaacgatctggttgtatatgtaattcgggacttacacttgtacacatattttactataagtcttccgcttgctttattcacttacccctgaatcatatctgcgttttggcttaatctatcccatgtttatgtgctaatacaatcaacatacatctctcattaattatgttgcataagtgatgttttggaactcgggagccgagttatgctcgacccccgaatttcagggcgttacaatatatatattaaaacataaggttaggttaacttaccccaaagaaactcagaatcgtcagaagaacgattcaaagtgaaggttcgaagatgaagaagaacaaggaagaaaccaagatgattcaccaacttatctctctcactaactctctcttttccactctctttccaagctagggtcagagaaaattcgtatggaaatgagagctagggttttaaggactatatataggccttaaaatgatggaaataaccccagggtcaaggtatacttaggttataaccaaagtaagcctttctcgatctaacgaagcacttctggtgggcctataaccacgaaaggtcggacttaagctcattgaccatggatctaggtcaagctgagttttcataccgaccggctcttcagccgggcggaccacactcaattcaacggtcacgaaactcgatcagtccacaagcactaggatatgcctgggccaaccatcccgatcgagggtgaaattgggtcgaatccaacggtcgatagcttaaaatcatcgcacacgactcagatttcaataaaagcttaataaattccaaccgttctcacactcttcactccgagctcaaccaaatcgacccagaacatcagatcgacttgatttttgaggtgaagatcaagcccaactcggtgaccgcaacagcctaagatcatcgccatcggactttcgacgtgcggtccaggtccgatccagatcctccaaaaattccccagaacaactggatttagcgatggatcccagatttcagagtaacgtagcgctcactaatctacacgattagagccatgcagatacaattaaaagtgattgatgcgaattccacaagcaatcgagtaaagcgctaattactccaaaacaactacttaaggaaagattagcacagaaattccaaggtcgttacaggatcactgtttggatggtgatatgaggaaggtactttagcttcccaatcctgctgtatgaaaaggactaataacaacttggtaatcatgttcatgcaccgcatttgcatgtgctttgtagatgtggcgcactttgaggtggtgtcatgcgtaacgtaagatgaagacgctgagggtgtacgcgtgagggcacgcatcattctgcatgcatccttgcattaacaagaatacttaggacttgtttaattgttctgctttatcattactgcttgattgaactgataacatgttaaccagtgccttattgttccactgagttgatcactcactcccacgttctggggcggtgttaaacacccaccagactctgtcttaggttctgatgttgcagatgttgatgcgacttctgaggcagagcgggagatggatgatgatgaggctgctttctcttatatgcagttttcagacgggttctagcgagccttgttctgatgtgcgggattctgggatttattttgggaattaaatgatgtaattttgatacttgtaattttgataataacacttacattacgacctggtttgtgtatgtacttcagggatttgcacttgtacacatatatttctataagtcttccgcttgctttattcacttatccctgaattatatctgtgctttggcttaatctattccatgttttatgcactaatacagacaacatacatccatcattaaatatgttgcataagtgatgttttagaacttgggagctgagttatgctcgacccccgaatttcagggcgttacatctacACTCGTAACTGTAGAGAGAAATTTTATCAATGTCATCAACTGGATTCACCTTAAGGTTGGGGACTTGGGAACCAACtaccatcacggattgcataaggTACTCATCTACATTTTTAAACTTTGTTTTCAATCACTTTTTTGAGAAAGCAAAAGAGATTGCTGACACCCTTGCTAAGGATGGATCAGCTAGGCCTCAATTATATGCTTAGAACCTAGGAGGTATAGCATCACTATGAATGATATAGGTACTAGTTTCCAATTTGAACATTCTTTTCATCACATTTGCAAGGCAGCAAATGGGATTCCCAACACCTTAACAAGGGTTTGCTAAGACCATCTATGcatcatcttttcttttcatttgcttTATTGCCTTTTGTTTCTCAATGTCAATTATCATTTCTAgtatggtaaaaaaataaaataataggtgTGGTCTGAATTTTGTCCAATGAAGTCTTGAAGATACTCAAAACCCCAGAACACAACACGTTGAAATCAAGGTCTGTGGAAAGCATACCATTTTTTATCGGTCCGACAGAACCACATATGTAATAAGACTTGAGCCTTGAGAATCTTTCTACAAGTTGCATATAATCTTTCTCTTGAAAAGTATTCCACTTAAAAGAGGAATGATATGATCCTTGTTTCCTTGGGTTAAGAGTCTGTACAAGTGTGGCCATGGTTGAATGACTAAGACCTTTGATCTGACTGGCCCCATTGCGGATGGACCATACTCCAAAAATACCAAGGTTGTTGGAAGATCTAACAATTCAATTATCGACACTTTATccattgaatgtagaccattttttgtattttctccAAAATCACCAGGATTGATGGCCATACCCAACATGGGGGCCAATGGGTAATGAAAGCATGAGCCATACACTTGTGCAGACTCAAGGTCGATAGAAACTAGACACATCCCCAGGCCAAGGATCACAAAACTATTTTCTACCAAAGTTGACATGTGCACTTCTTCAATGTAAGATAATTTGATGCTAATCAGTTTCATGGAGATTTCTAGCAACAGTTATCATGAATAGTGGTGAAAGAACACAAGCACATTTTAATGTTTCCAATACAAGAAGATCCACCCACTAAATACTACAGATTCAGAAAAAGAAAAGTGACCCATCAAATGCCGGCTATAAAGCAATCTCAAAGACCATGCAATTAAAACGGAACATAGAAAACAAATTTAAATAAATGTTAAACCCTTCTGTCATCATATAAGAAGAAGACTGATATTCTATTTTCCGAGTTATAACCATATTCAAAGACCATAAAGAACACATTAAAATCCATAgcaatctttttcttttctccctctttcttttccATTTGTGGGTAGTGAGTAAAGTTAATTCAACAGAGCGAGAGAAATCATACACTATTCTTATTAATCCTCCACCGTGCCAAGAATCTTGAGACTGCTGGAGTGAGAGCGATGGTGATTGGAACCCGGACGGGGAATAAGGCCTTGTTGCAAATGACTGCCAGTGCAAGCGCACCCTCGCTCGAAGCTGCCAATTCGGAAGTTCGATTCTTCTTCTGCTCAAGAATGAGAGGCGGCAGGTCATCAATGATGAGACCATCGATAGAGTGGGCGGGCAGGTCTTGGCCCGGGTCTGGTTTGGAGAAGCTGGAGAGGCCGATCTTGTCGAAGAGGGACTCAACGTCGACGTTATTCTTGATTGCGACATAGAGGCCGATGATGGAAGCGGCTGAGACAGAGAAGTGAATGTCGAGTGCCACCTTTCCATACTTCTTCATCAGCTCACAGAAGTGCCCATCGGTTGTAGCCATTTCAGAGAGAGAGACACTGATCGACAGAGAGATAAGAGGGTTTTACAGTATTTGTTTGGGAAGGGATGTTAGGGTTTTAGGTTAGGGCTTAACAGGAATGGTTGCCTTGCCTTGGAAGGCTGCCCTGGGGCTGTTGGGACGTGGGGTCAGGGATGTCTATGGTTGAGTCCATGTCCACGGGCATGTAAATCTGGAGGCGGGACTTGTAGGTTCATTTACATGTGTTCGGATGACTCATCTGGAAGTCCATTTTTTGGTGAGAAAAAGTGTGTGACTGAGAGGCAGGAGCATAAATCGTAGTTCAAAAACTTGACTCAATGTCTAgatgggttgagtcaactcgaagACTCGACTTCATATTTTAAttagggaaattgaccgtactaaCCTCAATATATGGTCAAATTCCTTAGAGAGGTACTATGTTCCAGATATTCCAAGGGTGACCTTTTGACAActtttataaattatttcagacgaaaatgcccttgtccttggatcAGTAGCTATATAGTTTTAGAGTGTAGAAGAAGTTACCTCTCATTTCAATCCCGAGAATGTAACGTGGACGGAAGCCCTTGAAACTGGGAAAGGGCCAAATGTTGCCTTTATTCACTTTTTAcatactttcttcttcttctatcatttTTCTAGAAAAGTGAAGATCGAGGGACTAACTGCTAGAGAGGGACGTTGTTTCTCCTTGTCATTTCTCTCATCTGAAAGCTTCTTCCACTAAGATGTTAGTATTTTATTCTAGGCATTTGCTAAGGTAAAGGAAGATCAAAGTGGAGAAGGCGAGGGTTTTGGTTGTCACGTGGAGGGAGCTTACTGTAGGGTACaccttgatcaaacctccaccattgatagtTGAAAACCACAACTTCACATTTTGAAACCTTCTACCCTTTAAGAAAACAAACATCAACCATTGACAATGACAACCTCtatccaatgtggatgacaaccatgatccaatgtggatgacaaccacgatccattgcgCAAGTGAACTACGACTCTtcatttgggtcatggttgtcatgcacaGTAGGTCGTGGTTCATTGACAGTGATAACCACAACCCTTATAGTTGACAACCACTACCCTTCACATTGTAAAACCATGACCCAGACGAAGcatcatggttcacatgcacattggatcgtggttgtcatccacagaGGGTGTCGTGGTATTAAAGAACAAGAGGTCGTGGTTGTGAAgaacaatgggtcatggttgtcatagaCAATGGGTTGTGCTTGTCAACCACGATGACCatatgtggatgacaaccatgacccagacgaagggtcatggttatgatgaacaatggattgtggttgtcatccacgttGGACCGTggttgacaaccacaatccaatctggatgacaacaacgatccattatgcatgtgaaccacaacccTTATTCTAGATTGTGGTTGTTAtgcacattgggtcgtggttcacaaccacgatccaacgtggatgaaaaccacgatccattgtccatcataaccatgaccctttgtctgggtcatggttgtcatccacatgtGGTCATCGTggttgacaaccatgacccattgtccatgataactacgacccgttGTTCTtcacaaccatgaccctttgCACTACCCTCGATGCATGGTCAAATGCCCTAGTTAGGTACTACCTTCCAAATATTCCAAGGGTGACCTTCTGACAACTTTTATAAAttgtttcggatgaaaatgcccttgtccttggatcAGTAGTTGTACAATTTAGGAGTGTAGAAGATGTTACCTCGCATTTCAATCTGGAGAATGTGACGTGGACGGAAGCCTTTTTGAGCAATGGATCATGGTTTCATCCAGAGTGGGTCGTGATTGACAACCACGATTTAATGTggctgacaaccacgatccattgttcaTGTGAACCAAGACCCTTTTTCCAGGTCATGGTTGTTATGCACAGTGGGTGGTGGTTCCTAACCATGATctaatgtggatgacaaccacaacccactgtggatgacaaccacgatccaaagtggatgacaactacgaccctttacggatgacaaccacaacccttcagTTCTGACAAGCTGTacccatttatttttattataggtTAACCAATATTAGAAGAATATGGATCGTAGGCCCATACTATGctattatgatggagagtgtaTATGACAATAGAATTTTTACGTACGATGGTGATGACTCGAAAGGATTTGTTGTGAGTGATGATATTACATATTGCCAGCTCTTAAATTAAATGCATCAGATTACGAAGACTACATCGGATGAATTtgatttgataattaaagttgtgtacGGTGATGCACTACATGGATTCCTCCGTCCACATAGAATCAAATATAGTGAAGATCTCGAAGCATATATGTTATTCCGTGGACAAACTCCAccaacacaaataccattgtatgTAGAGAAAGTAAGGCGTAGACCTCTTGTTGAAGATAATAACTTACATTCTACTTTACATTCAAACATATCGTCTCTTAATTTATAGCCTTCAAGCAATGATCTTAGAGTCGATGATTTCGATATACCTGGCCCTTCAAGTAATGATAGATATCATGATCGAAGACTCGATGATTGCGATACACTCGGCCCTTCATGTAATGATACACATCATGATCGAGGAATTGATGATTGTGATAGACTTGGCCCATCAAGTAATGATAAATATCATGATTGAGGACTCGATGATTGCGATATACTCGGCCCTTCAAGTAATGATCAGTTTCAAGGAACAACTAACGACTGCAATCTTTAAATCCCATCCGTCAATGGTGCATCTTTTGATCCCTCTATGCAGTTCAATCCACAGcctataaacttaaatttacCCATACCAGTCTATGAAGAAAATGGAGATATTCCTAGATCATTGTATATTGTCTTCGCTCCATCTGATCAAGCTTTCATCAATTCAGATCATCAAGGATATCCAGAATTGGTGGAAGATCCAATCAAAATATCTGCCAGACAAGTGTTTAAGGATAAAGGCCGATTAAAACATTTTCTATGTAAATATGCGATGTACCACAACTTCCAGTGGTCTTGAAGTCTAACAAGCTGAGATATATGATTAGGTGCATTATAGGAAATTGTAGTTGGATGATGCACGCTTCAAAATTGGACGATGCAGGGATGTTCAAGATAAATACTTACAACTTTAAGCATACATGTAGCATGTCATTTGAGGCGATACGCCGCTCCGAGTCAACGATCGTGGATGATGGACGTGATATATTAACTTTGAAGAGGAAGGGAAGAGATTATCGCCAAGCCACAAGTTTGATAAGTAGTGAATTTGGCATTAGTTGTATGAGTTCGGGACTAACTTGCACGCCAAAAGAAATTCAATATCGAATGGGTGAGATGTATGGGGTTGAGATAAGCTACAAGAAAGTATGGAAAGGTAAAGAGATTGCAACGGAATAAGTCTTGGGATCTTACGAGGGTTCTTATAATGAGCTTCCGGCCTATCTTCATGGGTTGAGAAATGTTAATTTAAGGACTGTGATGGAGTTACAGGTGAATGAAGAAACAAATAGTTTTGAAAGATGTTTCATTGTAATTGGACAGTGCATCAGAAGCCTACATATTTGATAGGAAGGTACAACAGTGTTCTTTTCATGGCTACTGCATTGGATGAAAATAATCACATCCTCTCTGTATCATATAGGATCGGAGAATTGGAGAATAATAGTAGCTGGAGGTGGTTCCTTGGGAATTTATCCAAAGCAATCCGGATTCTTCCAGGACTAGTTATAGTGTCAGATCGTTACAAAGGGTTGGTCAGTGAAGTCCCTAACATCTTCCCCTATGCAATCCATGGATATCGTGCTCATTATATTCTTGAAAACATGAAGAAGGTGTGTTCGGATGATTCTGTGAGGGAATACTTTTGGGGTGACATGCAGGACATCCATATTTTGGGAGATGATGCGATGCATTCAAATGTTGAATCCTATAACATACTAATTCCTTAATGGTATAGAAAAGGAAAGATGGGCATCCATATTCTTTCCCGGCATGAGGTATAACATCGTAACCACTAACATCTTCGAGAGCATGAATGCATTATTCGTAGATACATGAGAGTACCCTGTCACGAAACTTCTTGAATTAATAAGGAGTAAAATCCAAGACTTCTTCCTCCGCAGACGAGATGAGGCCTCAGCTTGCAAGGAAATTTTGACTCCTTAGGCAGTAAAAAGTTGAGCGAACTTTATCACTCAGAAGTGTGAAAGACACAATGTATTGTGATTTCAGCGGATGAGTTCCAAGTGACAGTACGGG
This window encodes:
- the LOC131244531 gene encoding uncharacterized protein LOC131244531; its protein translation is MATTDGHFCELMKKYGKVALDIHFSVSAASIIGLYVAIKNNVDVESLFDKIGLSSFSKPDPGQDLPAHSIDGLIIDDLPPLILEQKKNRTSELAASSEGALALAVICNKALFPVRVPITIALTPAVSRFLARWRINKNSV